Genomic window (Cololabis saira isolate AMF1-May2022 chromosome 10, fColSai1.1, whole genome shotgun sequence):
caatcattaatatggtatcaatcattaatatgtgtccatacaaggtaaaaaaaaaaaaagtgaaaaatcgattttacgagtttcacgttttaacatcgttctaattacataatcgcgattacgatttaaaatcgattaatcgaacagccctagtcgaACATATAGCATATCTGGCAATAAAGCTTGAAACTTTGAACACATGGCAAAAATATAGTTTatatcatccaaataattattgtattttctgaGAACAGTTCCTGTCATTCAGTGTTATAACTACAGAATGTTGCTTGTGCTACCAAAATTGAACTGATTTGATGTGGGAATGTGTTGTCCTTGCTGCTGATTCCAGCAGTGCTCCCAGTCCACAAGGGCCTTCCTCCAATAAGTTTGTAAATGATGGAAGCTTCTTACAGCAGTTCATGAAGATGCAGAAGGACAAACCAAATGTGTCTGGTTAGTATCGTAGACTTTATCATATAAATCTAAAAGTTGGATTTACTATGTCAGGTAATGATGACCCTTTTTAGATCTGGTCCTCACATCTGTCCTGAGTGATCAGATCACAAGTGGGGAGTTCTAATGTTTGCGTTATTTTTCCACATCGATTCACAATGTATGTCCACTGCAGCAGGAAACCCTATATTTTAACCATagactgtgaaaaaaaaaaaaacaatggacgaagcattagGTGATGTGACCCACTGGTCTCTGAAGAGTGCTTTTTAGAGCCCATTTTTCTTTATACTGGGTCCAGCCATGTAGCTTGGGAAGCTGCCAGATGCATATCCAcgatatgtcaatcaaagttagcttcgGCTACCGGCTACTTCAGCAGATCATATAAATTGTCATATGAACTGTAAGAACCAGCTTTATTTATCCGTACAATGTGAGGGAGAGAATCTTTGAGGAAGCATGAAACTCAACTGGTGTCTTGGGAGAATAGTGTGTTACCTTAATTATTTCTTGTGATTACATGAATATTTTTGATTAAGAGTATCAATCATTTTGAAGCAGAAATGTTTGAataatataatttgttttaatgctAGTAAAATGTTAGTATAGAAGTGTAACCTTTTTCATCTTCTTTCAAGGTTCCCCTAGTGATACCAAGATGTCCTCAGTTTCCACTTCATCCCCAGGAAGTACtgttttacaaaaaaagaacacaTTTGTTGGCCAGCGGCCTGGCGTCGGAGTTAGCAAAATGCTTAGTCAGTTTAGGAGCTACTCACAGTCCAAGAGGAATCCAATTCTCAGCCAGAGGCCAAGCGTGTTTTCGTctccagatgatgatgatgatgacgaggaggaggctgatTACGCCAGTTTCTTAGAAATAAAAGGTAATTCAAGGCCTGTATTTTTCAATGAATCTCAGGACATCGCCATGATTTGGGCATTTGATTGGTTTCACTACGTACACTTGTGGCAAAGTTGCCTTTTGACTGGCATTTTGTCATTTGTGCCCAAAGAGTAAATGTACTCATAGCGTGCTTAAAGTCTCTCCCCCAGAGGATTCAGACACCAGACTCATTATTGACAAGATGGCCTCTTTTGTGGCGGAAGGAGGACCTGAGCTAGAGAAAAGGGCCAAAGAAGACTACAAGGATAATCCTGTTTTTTCGTAAGTTTTGCAAACATTGTGGCCCAGTCAGATTCATTTTACTCGCAGTATTTTCAATACTTTATAAATTCAACTTTTATCCTTACCTTTTTAGCTTTTTATATGATAAGGGCAGCTTGGCGTATCTGTACTACAGAAAAAGAGTTGCAGTATTGAAGAAATATTTGGAGGGATCTAAGAGGGCATCGGAGAATGGTAAAATTATATTCATTTTCTCACACTGATTTTTCTCTCTTATATTTCCTTTCCTGAACTATAATTTCACAGGAACATTGCATTATTATTGTATCAtttcattaaaatgttttttcaaaATCATCTACAGATGGCAGGCAATTATTAGCaactctttattttatttactctaAAAATGTTTACTAGGATTTGATAAGTACAGGTGAGCTGCACTAGACCAACCTGTTATTTCTCACCAGCTGACTCTAGTGCAGTTTGTTCATGAATATTTTCTTAATTTCCCAGAGCAGGAGAATATTCCCTGCTAACCTAAAACCTTTATGTTTATGCATGAGTTGAATAGGGTCTTACAGTTTGTCAGTTAATTTCAAGTAAAACTACTAATCTGGTTGTGGGTTATCatcaaaatactttataacttAGGCTTCATACGTACCAGGATTGGCCTCCTCAATTTTCCTTTCTTGCGAAAACCATGTTTTTCAATTTTACTGTgaatattttaattaattcGCTACATTTTAGTCAGTTTCACCGTTATATACACTGTTTCCCCCATATTTCCCCCATTTAAGTTTTACTccatttaatctttttttggtGTTATTATAAATATTGCATTCTtaactgtgtgtatatataacatTGTACATGCAAAAACAAGGTTTACAATGCAACAGTACATGTGGGGGAGACTGTTGGGATGTAGTCTCGCCATCTGCAGTAAAAACCTCACATCCATACAGTTCACCATTCACCCCCCCTTTCCCCCCTCATTCCTCCTCCCCTTTCCTCTTCTTATCCCCTATTGGCTCTAGACTGCTGGTGTGTGAGGGCCAGTTGAATAAGGTACAGTTGTAGAGTGTGAATTGAGTCCCAGTACTAATAGGATGCTTAAAGTCTCCCCCCCAGTGGATGCAGAAACCCAGCAAATGGTTGAAAACCTGGCCAGATTTGTGGCAAAGGGTGGCCCTGAGGTGGAAGACATCGCTATTGAGCGCAACCGAGACAACCCTGCCTTCAGGTCATTCACTCTATCGTTGAcgtttgcttttgttttgttttttttttcttgcaaataTTGGCATTCTTTAAGATCTCACTGACATACATATGTATCTTTACTCCTCCAGTTTTTTGTATGATATCCAAAGTCCAGCTCACCGTCTCTACAAAGAGAAGCTAGCGGAATATCGAGCCACATCCTCCCAGAGTTCTTCTCCTCCAGCAGCAGACTCCAGAACTGATGTTCAGAAACCAAGTGTTCCTCCAGCACCAGAAATCCTTCCAAACAATGTACCTACGTCTCATAATGAGGATTCAGAAACGCCACCTGTCAAACGGAAAAGAAAGAGTAGATGGGGGTCTGAAGATGATAAAGTCCAGTTGCCAATTCCTCCTATAGTAATTCCTCAGGAGTCTAACGTCCAAGACCCCACCACACCATCCCTTTCCGGTACATAAACTTGTTATTATTGTAATGCATACATGCAGACATTCATGTTCCACACAGTGGAGCGTGAATGTTTCTGAATGTGACACCATCTGAGTGTAGTTTTTTAAATGGTaatacacatgttttttttctggatGATGGTAAATATTTCCCAACCTATGTATTATgatgcatgcatgcattttTAAGTCATGGGATGTGACAGATACTGAACTAAGCTACTTTGACAAAAACCTGATACAgattattttacacattttgaTCATACTAATACCTTCAGAGACACAGTTTTTAATTTACACATTAATGATAAATTGAATGACTATCAGCTGCATGAATGGACATGTAATAAATTAGTCATTTTGTTGTAATATCTTTTTCAGCCCAGGAGCTAAGTGGTCTTGGTTATAAGAAGGGGAAGCCGCTTGGTCTGGTTGGAGTGACTGAACTATCTGACGACCAGAAGAGACAGATCAAAGAACAACAAGAGGTGAGAACTTCATAATCCCATAATATTTTAATTCTAGCTTTTTAaagataaacacatttaaagagGGAGATCATTCTCACCCTAAACTAGTATAACAATTCATTAAATGCAtcactttttgactttttgttttctttccctTTCCTTGAACAGATGCAGGAGATGTATGACATGATCATGAAGCATAAGCGTGCAATGGCAGACATGCAGAAGATGTGGGAGAAGGCTATTCGAGATCACCAACATGAGTATGACAGTGATGAAGAAGTGGATCAAATGGCTGGCACCTGGGAACATCAGCTAAGAAAGatggaaatggagaaaacaCGGGGTAAGACTGAGCAGTAGTAGAGGTTTTTACATGAACTTTActagcagctgctgctgttgaTTGTTGACCATTTTTATGAAGAAAAATGCTTGTTGTTTTCTTCAAGAAATGATTTTGTGCATTTCCAGAGTGGGCCGAGTCTTTGACGGAGATGGGTAAAGGGAAACATTTTATTGGTGACTTCCTACCCCCTGAAGAACTTGACAAGTTCATGGAGACCTTTAAAGCACTCAAAGTTAGTTCCCTCCCATTTCATTTGTTCTTTAACCTGATACAGGAAAGAAACTGTTAGGCAAGAGTTAATACATAGCATATTGTTATTTTGGGGTACGGGTGAACAAAGGCAAGATTTTAGAgtttaaaaaaagcacaaaatccTAAAGTTAATTTGGAATTTACCCAAAAGTACAGAAAAGTGGGTTCATACATCTCCAATATAATTTATAGAGACATTTctagaaaaaaatgaatgtaaaaaaacaaaggcGAGAGGAAACTTAGTTCTGTTTAGATCAACTAAACTGGAAGAAAACCTTTCATGATTTGTGCTAAGTCAGTGTAATATTATTTTGGAATAATTTATGTTTCTTCTAAACCCAGGTAAACATAGAAAAAGGGATTGTCTTGAATTGAAACACATTATTTGTGTCATGTCTACTCTGTGTTGTGTACTTGTAGGAAGGTCGGGACCCAGACTACTCCGAGTACAAAGAGTTTAAATTGACGGTGGAGAATCTTGGTTTCCGAATGCTCATGAAGATGGGCTGGAAAGAAGGAGATGGTCTTGGAAGTGATGGACAAGGAATCAAAGCTCCTGTTAACAAGTGAGTCTTCATCTTTCTTATATTACCTCTTGCACTGACCTTTCTGCGTTTGATTATTCATTAACTAATATATGAGTTGTCAATTAAAGATAACAAGATGAGAAAGATTCCATGAGTTTCAAATTTAACATAAAGTTACAAAAAGAggtttattttaacattttcaaaCGAACTTAGTATAATTACTTAATCAGTACAACAATTTGACTCATGTATAAATCCACAATGAAATGTGGACCTATCTAACCTTTCATCTAATAGTGTTGGTCTTTTTCCAGTTGACCTATTACACCACACTCTAAAGCAATTGACAAAGAATTTGTCTAGAAGATAAATGTTTCCTTGTCAAGCATTGAGTTGCACAACTTTGCAACTCTGTAAATATTGTACCTCCTGTGCTATAaactttttataataaaatgtgAAAGACGCTCTCACTTAATGTTTTAATAATCTAAAATAGGCTTGCTTTACAGACACTAAAAGAGATATTTTTCTTAATGCCTAACTACcagaaagacaaacaaaaagtaTTAATCATCATTATTTTGACTTTCTGTCCCTCTTTAGGGGAACTACAGCTATGAATGGAG
Coding sequences:
- the sugp1 gene encoding SURP and G-patch domain-containing protein 1 isoform X2, with amino-acid sequence MDSDDSGRGGWRTKPVQQQKNKMNMNILRQEKLIAQKKKEIEARMAEQAKMNEQPNNKPLPLSAPSPQGPSSNKFVNDGSFLQQFMKMQKDKPNVSGSPSDTKMSSVSTSSPGSTVLQKKNTFVGQRPGVGVSKMLSQFRSYSQSKRNPILSQRPSVFSSPDDDDDDEEEADYASFLEIKVSPPEDSDTRLIIDKMASFVAEGGPELEKRAKEDYKDNPVFSFLYDKGSLAYLYYRKRVAVLKKYLEGSKRASENVSPPVDAETQQMVENLARFVAKGGPEVEDIAIERNRDNPAFSFLYDIQSPAHRLYKEKLAEYRATSSQSSSPPAADSRTDVQKPSVPPAPEILPNNVPTSHNEDSETPPVKRKRKSRWGSEDDKVQLPIPPIVIPQESNVQDPTTPSLSAQELSGLGYKKGKPLGLVGVTELSDDQKRQIKEQQEMQEMYDMIMKHKRAMADMQKMWEKAIRDHQHEYDSDEEVDQMAGTWEHQLRKMEMEKTREWAESLTEMGKGKHFIGDFLPPEELDKFMETFKALKEGRDPDYSEYKEFKLTVENLGFRMLMKMGWKEGDGLGSDGQGIKAPVNKGTTAMNGAGFGVERPAELSKGDDEYDAFRKRMMLAYRFRPNPLNNPRRPYY
- the sugp1 gene encoding SURP and G-patch domain-containing protein 1 isoform X1: MDSDDSGRGGWRTKPVQQQKNKMNMNILRQEKLIAQKKKEIEARMAEQAKMNEQPNNKPLPLSSAPSPQGPSSNKFVNDGSFLQQFMKMQKDKPNVSGSPSDTKMSSVSTSSPGSTVLQKKNTFVGQRPGVGVSKMLSQFRSYSQSKRNPILSQRPSVFSSPDDDDDDEEEADYASFLEIKVSPPEDSDTRLIIDKMASFVAEGGPELEKRAKEDYKDNPVFSFLYDKGSLAYLYYRKRVAVLKKYLEGSKRASENVSPPVDAETQQMVENLARFVAKGGPEVEDIAIERNRDNPAFSFLYDIQSPAHRLYKEKLAEYRATSSQSSSPPAADSRTDVQKPSVPPAPEILPNNVPTSHNEDSETPPVKRKRKSRWGSEDDKVQLPIPPIVIPQESNVQDPTTPSLSAQELSGLGYKKGKPLGLVGVTELSDDQKRQIKEQQEMQEMYDMIMKHKRAMADMQKMWEKAIRDHQHEYDSDEEVDQMAGTWEHQLRKMEMEKTREWAESLTEMGKGKHFIGDFLPPEELDKFMETFKALKEGRDPDYSEYKEFKLTVENLGFRMLMKMGWKEGDGLGSDGQGIKAPVNKGTTAMNGAGFGVERPAELSKGDDEYDAFRKRMMLAYRFRPNPLNNPRRPYY